The DNA segment AGTGGAAGGAGGATACTCGCCGACTTCAATGTGTACAGCCGAGGGTACCTGAGGAACCGCTTCGGGCTGTTCTTCGGCCTTATCTTCCCGGTGATCCTGATCCTGATATTCGGGGCCATCTTCTCCGGGACCTCTACGGGGAGGGTCACGGCCTACGTCCAGAACAACGACACCGGGCCGTTCGCCACGCCCCAGATGGACGTGGCCGGCCAGTTCGTGTCAGCGCTCAACAGCTCGGGGACCCTGGACCTGGTGATGGTGCCCACGTCCGAGGACATGCCGCAGTACCTTGCGAACCACTCGGCCTCGGACGGCATAATCATACCCGCAGGCTTCTCCGAGAGCTACCTGGCCGAGAACAGTGTCAACATCACTGTGTACGGGAACCCATCCTCCAGTACCAGCAGCATCGTCTCGGGGACGGTCGGTGGGCTTGCCAACTACTTCAACCTCCAGCGGTTCAATGGAACGAGCATCATAGGCCTGGATTCGGCCACTGTCAATACGGAGCAGACCCAGAACATCGACTTCCTGATCCCTGGACTGATCGGCTTCTCCATCCTGGTCAGTCCCATGTTCTCGCTCGTTAACATCTCCTCCGAGTACAAGAAGACCAAGCTCTTCAAGCAGCTGAGCCTGACCCCCCTCACGAAGATGGAGTGGCTGATCTCCAAGGTGCTGTGGTACATCGTCCTGTCGTCGGTCTCCTTCCTGCTCATGGTCGGCGTCGGCATACTGGCCTTCGGGGCGCACGTCACTCTGACCATATGGCTGGTGCCCTTCCTGGTCCTCGGTCCCACGCTCTTCGCGGCGCTGGGGATGCTCGTAGGCACCGTCTCCAAGAACCCCGAGTCAGCTGGTGTAGCGGGCAACATCGTGACCTTCCCCATGATGTTCCTATCAGGAACTTTCTTTCCCATCAGCATCATGCCCGAATACCTCCAGACCCTGGCGCATTTACTCCCCCTGTTCTATGTTATCGAGGGTCTGAACAATGTCATGGTGTACGGCAACATCGGAGCGGCGCTGATAGATCTTGCGGTCATCCTGGTGATCACGGTCGTGGTCTTCGTGGCGGCTGTGTGGTTCTTCAAGTGGAGGGAGGATTGAACTGGTATACAGATGGGTAATTGAGCAGCATCATCCGCATTAGATATCATGTCCGATCAACGGGCGTAGTTACGGACCAGGGGACACAGGCAACAGAAGCGAGCGTGTTCTCCGTGTGCAAGGGAGAGCTGGGCTTGTTTCATATTGAAGAACACGCTCACCTCTCTTCGCGTCACCACAGTCCGTAGATCGGTCCGATGAGGAAGAACGTCACGATGCCGATGGTGTTGCTAAGACCATGGGCGAGGACGGCCGCCCACAGATTGTCATCGAACCGCAACCGGACCCAGCTGAAGAATACTGCATCAAGAGCGGTCACCACTAACCCCACGACGCCCTGCTCGGTGTGGGCGATGCCGAAGAGCAGAGAGGTGACCAGAACGGCGACAGCGATGCCCCATCTGGAGCTGCCAGCGATCTCCCTGACCCTGACCTGGAGGTAGCCCCTGTACACGATCTCCTCCCCCAATGCCGCTAGCGTCCAGGTCATGAGAAGAAGGAACGCGAGGTTTCCCACATTGCCCTTCAGGTCCTCGAACGCGCTGAGGTCCTGGACGGTCCCGGTGATATGGCTCAGCACTGGCATCACCAGGCCAAGCTGCAGGAGGGTCCACCCGAGGACGAGGACCAAGACCATCAGGACAAGGTGGGACGGACGGTCCACCCTCCTGAACCCGAGGGTCCTTATGCCATCCTTACGGGCGAGCAGCGATATCGCGCAAAGTCCCAGGACTAAGAGGGTGGGTATGAAGAGGTCCAGGACGATCATGGCGCTGGCGAGCGCAAGCTCGATGCCAGCGACGATTCTCCACTTAACTTCCCCGATCATTTGGTCCAGGAGAGGTGGTGAGCGGCATAAAACTAACGACCCGACCCGATCAACAGCAAGCGCCAGAGGGGGCCTGCGATCGTCCAATGAGCGAGCACTTGGGGAACGAGCCTGGCCAGATCGTTCGATTTATGTTCATTGACCCTCACCATGACCAACGACCGCCGTTCGACCAGCAGATGTCACACCCTGGCTGTTCCACTATTACTGAGGTCAGAGACACATCTCATGATAGAACGTCCTCGAGGGGCGGTTTTTACGAAGTTGGATATAGCGGTGCTCCCTGCATTCGAGCTTCGTGGATCATATGAACACCGCAGGCGTGCCGCTGCTGACGCAGGAGGAGCGGAGGCGGAGGATAACCAAGCTGTTCGAGGAAGGGCTGACATACTCCCAAATACGCAACGAGATGGCGGCATCCGCCTTCGATTTCCCCGATTTCGAGGCCTTTCTCACCATGATAGGAGCAAGCTCGGAGGGCGAGTACCGGCGAATTCACGCCAGCATCGAGCGGACGAAGGCGGTCCGCGAGCGTGCGGTCAGCATCAGGGACCAGGAGCGACCGGTATCGGAGGATGAGGAACAGGCCTTGATAAGGAAGAAGGTCCTGGAATCGAACCTGGGCGCCTGCCTCTTCTGCGATCGTAACGCGGAGGAGGTGCACCACGTGCTGGGACAGGAGGAGAGAACGGCCTCCAAGTACCTACTACCGGTCTGCCCGGAGCACCATGCTGTGCTAAGCGGACAGATCACGGCGCGAGACGGCCAGGAGCTGAGAGGGATGGCCGCGAGGATGGCGCTGATATACCCACGACTATACCTGACAGTAAGGAAGACCATAAGGACGGAGGACGGGGACGTGGTCTCCTACGCCGTGGTGCGCATCCAGAACCGCGAGCAGGCGGTCGCAAAGGACGACCCCTGCCCGGGATGGCAAGCTACGGTCGATACGGATGAGGCGGATGGTGTGCAAGGCTGTGCCATCCTGTCCTTTCATATCGCCGTCTCGGAGACGGGCTTCGATACCGGCATAAGGACCATGACATGATGGCAGGGCTCCCGGCCTCGAGCTATGGATATGACAATGTCCATCCCATCATCGTAGGGTCCATCCGTTCTTCCATGGACCGGGAGCATCCCGGTCGATCAATCGCTCCCCAATGATGGGGGGACCCCATCGTCCGATGGCTTTGATCTTTGAAATGCCCGCTGGAGGAGCGGAGGGGCTATGAGCGTGGTGGCGATGGACATGAACACCACCACCGCGAACAGGGAATCGTTCAGTATGCCCACGCTCAGACCGATGCTGGCAACAATGATGCCGACCTCGCCCCGAGGGCTCATCCCGATCCCCACTATGGTCGCCGATCGGCGACCCAGCGATCTTGCCCCCAGGCCGCAGGCCAGGAACTTGGTCAGCATGGCCACGACGGTGATGACAACGGCGAACAGTAGTAGATCGATATCCGCGAAGACCGACAGGCTGACCTGGATGCCCACGAACACGAAGAAGAAGGGGCTCATGAACTCGTTGATGGCCTCGAAGCTCTGCTCGCACGGCCATCGCTCCTTGTACTCGGCGAACACCATACCCGCCAGGAAGGCCCCTATTATCGCGGCCAGCCCGAAGACCGATGCCAGGGCGGAGAGGCCGAAGCAGACAATCACGGCCAGCATCAATGGACTTACCCGCGAATGGCGCTTTTCCAAGCTGCAGACGATGGCGTCCGCAGGATGCGGCTTTATGGCCACCGGGAGGACCTTGGTGCTTATCAGGATGACCGTGAGGACGAAGAAGGCGGCCATTCCCGCCACGAGGATGACGTCAAGGATGTTCAGCCCTCCTCCGCTCGCCGCCCCGCTGACGATAGCCAGAACGACCAGGCCGAGTATGTCGTCGATCACCGCCGCCCC comes from the Methanomassiliicoccus sp. genome and includes:
- a CDS encoding ABC transporter permease → MAVRKKGGIISGRRILADFNVYSRGYLRNRFGLFFGLIFPVILILIFGAIFSGTSTGRVTAYVQNNDTGPFATPQMDVAGQFVSALNSSGTLDLVMVPTSEDMPQYLANHSASDGIIIPAGFSESYLAENSVNITVYGNPSSSTSSIVSGTVGGLANYFNLQRFNGTSIIGLDSATVNTEQTQNIDFLIPGLIGFSILVSPMFSLVNISSEYKKTKLFKQLSLTPLTKMEWLISKVLWYIVLSSVSFLLMVGVGILAFGAHVTLTIWLVPFLVLGPTLFAALGMLVGTVSKNPESAGVAGNIVTFPMMFLSGTFFPISIMPEYLQTLAHLLPLFYVIEGLNNVMVYGNIGAALIDLAVILVITVVVFVAAVWFFKWRED
- a CDS encoding CPBP family intramembrane metalloprotease — translated: MIGEVKWRIVAGIELALASAMIVLDLFIPTLLVLGLCAISLLARKDGIRTLGFRRVDRPSHLVLMVLVLVLGWTLLQLGLVMPVLSHITGTVQDLSAFEDLKGNVGNLAFLLLMTWTLAALGEEIVYRGYLQVRVREIAGSSRWGIAVAVLVTSLLFGIAHTEQGVVGLVVTALDAVFFSWVRLRFDDNLWAAVLAHGLSNTIGIVTFFLIGPIYGLW
- a CDS encoding cation:proton antiporter, which produces MDFDIGVVLTLLFVVVLASRLFAIGFEYLKLPQVVGEIIAGIVIGNTLLFDLLQVEANFGFLELLAELGVIFLLFAVGLETRFSDLSKVGRTAIYVAVLGVIVPFVSGYLLMVSLDNPPSEAMFIGAALVATSVGITARVIRDMGLSDTVESRVIIGAAVIDDILGLVVLAIVSGAASGGGLNILDVILVAGMAAFFVLTVILISTKVLPVAIKPHPADAIVCSLEKRHSRVSPLMLAVIVCFGLSALASVFGLAAIIGAFLAGMVFAEYKERWPCEQSFEAINEFMSPFFFVFVGIQVSLSVFADIDLLLFAVVITVVAMLTKFLACGLGARSLGRRSATIVGIGMSPRGEVGIIVASIGLSVGILNDSLFAVVVFMSIATTLIAPPLLQRAFQRSKPSDDGVPPSLGSD